A window of Paremcibacter congregatus contains these coding sequences:
- a CDS encoding calcium/sodium antiporter, translating to MEYFSVIGGLILLVIAGDKLVDGAVAIAERLHVSKLVIGITVVSFGTSAPELVVGVDAALSGAADLALGNVVGSNIANVLMVLGVPALLYPFVCDDDEIRHNLIFMLLATVLLIGLSFFAPLHIWQGLLMVSLLAAFLLYAVRRAKSNAAIMRKETQFAAHALQDLEQTPIKKAPLFYSIFTIILGLAGLIFGAHILVNGAITIARTVGVSEAVIGLTIVAIGTSLPELVTSISAARNKHGDVAMGNIIGSNLFNILAIMGITSLVAPINIPDEFMQVDFWIFLASSLLLVPYAMGKWKINRMTGVLFIGLYVGYLLYLASQTNLVS from the coding sequence GTGGAATATTTTTCAGTCATAGGAGGCCTTATCCTCTTGGTGATAGCGGGAGATAAGCTGGTTGACGGCGCCGTCGCTATCGCGGAGCGCCTGCATGTCAGTAAACTTGTGATTGGAATCACCGTGGTTTCCTTTGGTACATCCGCCCCGGAGCTCGTTGTTGGTGTCGATGCCGCTCTGTCCGGTGCAGCCGATCTGGCCCTTGGTAATGTCGTCGGCAGTAACATTGCCAATGTTCTTATGGTCCTTGGGGTACCGGCACTGCTCTATCCTTTCGTCTGTGATGACGATGAAATACGGCATAATCTGATTTTCATGCTCCTGGCGACAGTCTTGCTGATTGGCTTGAGCTTTTTTGCCCCGCTGCACATTTGGCAAGGTCTCCTCATGGTCAGTTTGCTGGCCGCCTTTTTGCTGTATGCTGTACGCCGGGCCAAAAGCAACGCCGCCATTATGAGGAAAGAAACTCAATTCGCCGCCCATGCATTACAGGACCTGGAACAAACCCCGATCAAGAAAGCACCTTTGTTTTATTCCATTTTCACCATTATTCTTGGTCTGGCGGGGTTAATTTTTGGCGCCCATATTCTGGTGAACGGCGCAATCACTATTGCCCGGACAGTCGGTGTGTCAGAAGCGGTCATCGGCCTGACGATCGTCGCCATTGGTACATCTCTGCCTGAACTTGTCACTTCGATTTCGGCAGCCCGCAACAAACATGGCGATGTCGCCATGGGAAATATTATTGGCAGCAACCTGTTTAATATACTCGCCATCATGGGGATTACGTCCCTGGTCGCCCCGATTAATATTCCAGACGAGTTCATGCAGGTTGATTTCTGGATATTCCTTGCCTCTTCCCTGCTTCTCGTGCCCTATGCCATGGGAAAATGGAAAATAAACCGTATGACGGGCGTATTATTTATAGGGCTTTATGTCGGTTATTTGCTTTATCTGGCATCACAAACAAACCTTGTCAGCTAA
- the folB gene encoding dihydroneopterin aldolase gives MTVSNLAPLPRYADAARATRHVFIRDLMLDSYIGIYDHEKQSPQKIRVNIDLSVIEGPTGLQDNIDNVVCYEKIAKDIEAIVAAGHVHLVETLAENIASMSLQDDRISCVRVRVEKLEAIKNTTSVGIEIERSRAQ, from the coding sequence ATGACAGTAAGTAACCTGGCCCCACTTCCCCGCTACGCGGATGCTGCTCGTGCGACCCGGCACGTTTTTATTCGTGACCTTATGCTGGACAGCTATATCGGTATCTATGATCATGAAAAACAATCCCCCCAAAAAATACGCGTCAATATCGACTTGTCCGTCATAGAGGGCCCCACAGGTTTACAGGATAATATTGACAATGTGGTTTGCTATGAAAAGATCGCCAAGGATATTGAAGCGATTGTCGCCGCAGGACATGTCCATCTCGTGGAAACCCTGGCCGAAAATATTGCTTCGATGAGTTTACAAGATGATCGTATTTCTTGTGTTCGGGTGCGCGTTGAAAAACTCGAAGCCATTAAAAACACCACCAGTGTAGGGATTGAAATCGAGCGTTCACGGGCCCAATAA
- the uvrC gene encoding excinuclease ABC subunit UvrC: protein MNDGVEIIKTYVKNLPGKPGVYRMMDDAGNVLYVGKAKSLKNRVANYTNLSGLSYRIARMVHLTRSMEFITTHTEVEALLLEANMIKRLKPPYNILLRDDKSFPYIMIDTSHPAPQVKKHRGAKTKEGLYYGPFASAQAVNHSLHILQRAFLLRTCSDSVYKSRTRPCMLYQIKRCAGPCVDKISLPEYGNLVHSADDFLSGRSQAIKDDLTHKMEQASAEQSYELAALLRDRLKALAAVQSRQDGNQGHVDEADIIAGVQQGGQTCIQVFFFRAGQNWGNKAYFPRHHKDQSISDVLPAFISQFYDNKPPPRLILINSHISQRSLLEEALSLKAERKVKISFPQRGDKLSLLHMVEKNAKEALQRRLAETSSQKKLLAGVAELFDLDGIPNRIEIYDNSHISGTNALGAMVVAGPEGFDKNSYRKFNIKSTDLTPGDDFAMMREVMTRRFKRQLKEDPDRNSPTWPDLLLIDGGKGQLSAVQEIMAELGLEGIPLVAIAKGPDRNAGREDFYLPGKAPFKLPPTDPTLYFLQRLRDESHRFVIGSHRQQRGKNMQKSILDGLPGIGPSRKKALLLHFGSAKAVEGAALEDLQKVTGISRSLAQTIYNYFHEDA from the coding sequence ATGAACGACGGCGTTGAAATCATCAAAACATATGTCAAGAACCTCCCGGGGAAACCGGGAGTTTACAGGATGATGGATGACGCTGGTAATGTCCTGTATGTCGGCAAGGCAAAGAGCCTGAAAAACCGGGTTGCCAATTACACCAATCTCAGCGGCCTGTCATACCGTATCGCCCGTATGGTTCACCTGACCCGCAGTATGGAATTCATTACAACACATACGGAAGTAGAAGCTCTGCTTCTTGAAGCCAACATGATCAAACGGCTGAAACCGCCGTATAATATCCTGCTGCGCGACGACAAAAGCTTTCCCTATATTATGATCGATACGTCCCATCCGGCGCCACAGGTCAAGAAACATCGCGGCGCGAAGACAAAGGAAGGTCTTTATTATGGCCCCTTTGCCTCGGCTCAGGCGGTAAACCACAGCCTGCACATTTTACAACGGGCATTCCTGTTGCGCACCTGCTCTGACAGTGTCTATAAAAGCCGCACGCGGCCTTGTATGCTGTATCAGATCAAACGGTGCGCCGGGCCTTGTGTTGACAAGATATCACTCCCTGAATATGGCAATCTGGTCCACTCCGCCGACGATTTCCTCAGCGGACGCAGTCAGGCCATCAAAGATGACCTCACTCACAAAATGGAACAGGCCAGCGCCGAACAGTCCTATGAACTGGCGGCGTTGCTTCGGGACCGCCTGAAAGCTCTGGCCGCGGTACAATCCCGACAGGATGGCAATCAGGGGCATGTGGACGAAGCGGATATAATCGCCGGCGTTCAACAGGGCGGACAGACCTGTATTCAAGTATTTTTCTTCCGCGCCGGACAGAACTGGGGCAACAAGGCCTATTTCCCCCGCCATCATAAAGACCAAAGCATTTCTGATGTGCTGCCGGCTTTCATATCGCAGTTTTATGACAACAAACCCCCGCCCCGGCTTATCCTGATCAACAGCCACATATCACAGCGCTCCCTGTTGGAAGAAGCCCTGAGCCTCAAAGCCGAGCGCAAAGTTAAAATATCTTTTCCCCAGCGTGGCGATAAACTGAGCCTGCTCCATATGGTGGAAAAGAACGCCAAGGAGGCTCTGCAACGACGGTTGGCGGAGACATCCTCTCAGAAGAAGCTTCTCGCTGGCGTTGCAGAATTGTTTGACCTTGATGGCATTCCCAACCGGATTGAAATCTACGATAACAGTCATATATCCGGCACCAATGCCCTCGGCGCCATGGTGGTTGCGGGTCCGGAAGGTTTTGACAAGAACAGCTACCGCAAATTCAATATCAAATCTACGGACCTTACGCCCGGAGATGATTTCGCCATGATGCGCGAAGTCATGACCCGGCGCTTTAAACGCCAGCTTAAAGAAGACCCGGATCGCAACAGCCCCACATGGCCGGACCTGCTGCTCATTGACGGCGGTAAAGGGCAGCTCTCCGCCGTGCAGGAAATCATGGCAGAACTGGGCCTGGAAGGTATTCCTCTCGTCGCAATCGCCAAGGGGCCGGACCGCAATGCCGGGCGCGAAGATTTTTATCTGCCGGGCAAGGCCCCGTTCAAACTTCCCCCAACGGACCCAACCTTGTATTTCCTGCAAAGATTACGGGATGAGTCCCACCGTTTTGTCATTGGCAGTCATCGTCAGCAACGGGGCAAAAATATGCAAAAATCCATTCTTGACGGCCTGCCTGGCATTGGCCCCAGCCGTAAGAAAGCCCTGTTGCTGCATTTCGGTTCCGCCAAGGCCGTCGAAGGAGCTGCCCTGGAGGATTTGCAAAAAGTAACCGGCATCAGCCGGTCCCTGGCCCAAACCATTTACAACTATTTCCATGAAGATGCGTAA
- the pgsA gene encoding CDP-diacylglycerol--glycerol-3-phosphate 3-phosphatidyltransferase, which translates to MYNFANLLTFSRILMIPLIVGSFYLDGTKSNWIGFAIFTIAGVTDFFDGYLARKYEMSSALGKFMDPIADKLLIAAALLMMVAFKRIEDLAVIAAVIILCREFAVSGLREFLADLKVSVPVSYLAKWKTTLQMLALGFLLVGEASPDIIPSVMIGNICLWVAALITLYTGYDYLRTGLRHMME; encoded by the coding sequence ATGTATAATTTCGCCAACCTGCTGACCTTTTCCCGTATCCTGATGATCCCTTTGATCGTCGGTTCTTTTTATCTGGACGGCACTAAATCCAACTGGATCGGCTTTGCCATTTTCACCATTGCCGGCGTCACCGATTTTTTTGATGGATATCTGGCGCGAAAATATGAAATGTCGTCCGCACTGGGTAAATTTATGGACCCGATCGCTGACAAGCTGCTGATCGCGGCAGCTCTTCTGATGATGGTTGCCTTCAAGCGGATCGAAGACCTTGCCGTGATTGCCGCTGTGATCATCCTGTGTCGCGAATTCGCCGTCTCAGGCCTGCGGGAATTCCTCGCCGATCTGAAGGTCAGCGTTCCTGTATCCTATCTTGCCAAATGGAAAACCACCCTGCAAATGCTGGCGCTCGGCTTCCTGCTGGTCGGCGAAGCCTCTCCAGACATTATTCCTTCTGTTATGATTGGCAATATTTGTCTATGGGTGGCGGCCTTGATAACACTTTACACCGGATATGATTACCTCAGAACCGGCTTGCGGCATATGATGGAGTAA